In one Columba livia isolate bColLiv1 breed racing homer chromosome 23, bColLiv1.pat.W.v2, whole genome shotgun sequence genomic region, the following are encoded:
- the SLC4A1 gene encoding band 3 anion transport protein isoform X4: MRRSLDPEGFEDPGIKGSHLSLGEMSTPSVTDVDLEAAGSRRSTYQQDTHEGYVELHELVMDSNKELCWMEAGHWLKLEEDFKEAGYWGQPHLSFLTYRSLLEIRRALAKGAVLFDVAATSLAAIAHVLIDQMIYEGQIKTQDREDILRTLLLQHKHPSEAEAVGTLRPAQLQRSGTAVAETEQPLLREHQPLEMRGLAGAGQGVSGATRPQLPEKVPEDAEATLVLVGCAAFLEQPTLAFVRLKAAVTLDAVLDMPLPVRFLVVVLGPDTPHISYHEIGRTVATMMSERVFRRDAYMAEGRQDLLRGVEDFLEASIVLPPTETPSEQLLRSLVPLQHELLRRRYQPPKKAPGEGFLKDLGLEEPAPEDDDPLRRTGRPFGGLVRDIRRRYPKYLSDIKDALNPQCLAAVIFIYFAALSPAVTFGGLLGEKTKGMMGVSELLISTCVQCVLFSLLSAQPLLVVGFSGPLLVFEEAFYSFCSDNDMEYIVGRVWIGFWLILLVLVVVAVEGSFLVRYLSRYTQEIFSFLISLIFIFETFSKLVTIFRDHPLKRQYDVQHTVQPKEPQPNTALLSLVLMAGTFFLAFFLRKFKNSAFLPGKVRRLIGDFGVPISIFIMALVDFFIKDTYTQKLNVPRGLEVTNTSARGWFINPMGLNAPFPIWMMFACAVPAVLVFILIFLETQITTLIVSKPERKLVKGSGFHLDLLLIVAMGGLAALFGMPWLSATTVRTITHANALTVMSKATAPGEKSQILEVKEQRISGLLVAMLIGVSILMEPILKYIPLAVLFGIFLYMGVTSLFGIQLFDRILLLLMPPKYHPSEPYVTRVKTWRMHLFTFTQIIVLVLLWVVKSTPASLALPFLLILTVPLRRFLLPKIFRDIELKCLDADDAVVTFEEAEGTDVYNEVQMPS, encoded by the exons atgaggaggagccTGGACCCGGAGGGCTTCGAGGACCCTGGCATAAAGGGCTCCCACCTGTCGCTGGGGGAGATGAGCA CTCCATCGGTGACTGATGTGGACCTGGAGGCGGCGGGGAGCAGGAGGTCCACGTACCAGCAGGACACCCATGAG GGCTATGTGGAGCTGCACGAGCTGGTCATGGACAGCAATAAGGAGCTGTGCTGGATGGAGGCCGGTCACTGGCTCAAGCTGGAGGAGGACTTCAAGGAAGCTGGATACTGGGGCCAGCCCCATCTCTCCTTCCTGACCTACCGCAGCCTCCTGGAGATCCGCCGGGCTTTGGCCAAAG GTGCCGTGCTCTTCGACGTGGCGGCCACGTCGCTGGCAGCCATTGCCCACGTCCTCATCGACCAGATGATCTATGAGGGGCAGATCAAGACACAGGATCGCGAGGACATCCTGAGGacgctgctgctccagcacaa ACACCCCAGTGAGGCCGAGGCGGTTGGGACCCTGCGACCGGCGCAGCTGCAGCGCTCGGGCACAGCTGTGGCAGAGACGGAGCAGCCGCTGCTGCGGGAGCATCAGCCCCTGGAGATGCGCGGGCTGGCGGGGGCCGGGCAG GGTGTGAGTGGGGCCACCAGACCTCAGCTGCCCGAAAAGGTCCCCGAGGATGCTGAGGCCACGCTGGTCCTTGTGG GCTGTGCAGCCTTCCTGGAGCAGCCGACATTGGCCTTCGTGCGCCTGAAGGCTGCAGTGACACTGGACGCTGTCCTCGACATGCCCCTTCCTGTCCGCTTCCTCGTCGTGGTCCTGGGTCCCGACACCCCCCACATCAGTTACCATGAGATCGGCCGCACTGTCGCCACCATGATGTCCGAGAGG GTCTTTCGCCGGGACGCCTACATGGCTGAGGGCCGCCAGGATTTGCTGCGGGGGGTGGAGGACTTCCTGGAGGCCAGCATCGTCCTGCCGCCCACCGAGACCCCGAGCGAGCAGCTGCTCCGCAGCCTGGTGCCGCTGCAGCACGAGCTGCTCCGCCGCCGCTACCAGCCCCCCAAGAAGGCGCCGGGCGAGGGCTTCCTGAAAGACCTGG ggctggaggagccagCGCCAGAGGACGACGACCCCCTGCGCAGGACAGGACGACCTTTTGGGGGGCTGGTGCGGGACATCCGCCGCCGGTACCCCAAATATCTCAGCGACATCAAGGACGCCCTCAACCCCCAGTGCCTGGCCGCCGTCATCTTCATCTACTTTGCAGCGCTGTCACCTGCTGTCACCTTTGGAGGCTTGCTGG GTGAGAAGACCAAGGGCATGATGGGGGTGTCGGAGCTGCTCATCTCCACCTGCGTCCAGTGCGTCCTCTTCAGCCTCCTCAGTGCCCAGCCCCTGCTCGTTGTCGGCTTCTCAGGGCCTCTCCTCGTCTTTGAGGAAGCGTTCTACTCG TTCTGCAGTGACAATGACATGGAGTACATCGTGGGCCGGGTCTGGATTGGCTTCTGGCTGatcctgctggtgctggtggtggtggctgTCGAGGGCAGCTTCCTGGTGCGCTACCTGTCCCGCTACACCCAGGAGATATTCTCCTTCCTCATCTCCCTCATCTTCATCTTCGAGACCTTCTCCAAGCTCGTCACG ATCTTCAGGGACCACCCACTGAAGCGGCAATACGATGTGCAGCACACAGTCCAGCCCAAGGAGCCGCAGCCCAACACAGCGCTGCTGTCCCTTGTCCTCATGGCTGGCACCTTCTTCCTGGCCTTCTTCCTCCGCAAGTTCAAGAACAGCGCTTTCCTGCCCGGCAAG GTCCGGCGCTTGATCGGGGACTTTGGGGTGCCCATTTCCATTTTCATCATGGCACTGGTCGACTTCTTCATCAAGGACACCTACACACAG AAACTCAATGTCCCCAGAGGGCTGGAGGTCACCAATACATCTGCCCGAGGGTGGTTTATCAACCCCATGGGGCTCAACGCCCCCTTCCCCATCTGGATGATGTTTGCCTGTGCGGTACCTGCTGTCCTGGTCTTCATCCTCATCTTCCTCGAGACGCAGATCACCAC CCTCATTGTCAGCAAGCCCGAgaggaagctggtgaagggctCCGGCTTCCACCTGGACCTGCTGTTGATTGTGGCCATGGGGGGGCTGGCCGCCCTCTTCGGCATGCCCTGGCTCAGCGCTACCACCGTCCGCACCATCACCCACGCCAACGCCCTCACCGTCATGAGCAAAGCCACTGCTCCCGGAGAGAAGTCCCAAATCTTAGAGGTCAAGGAACAGCGCATCAGCGGCTTGTTGGTGGCCATGCTCATAG GTGTCTCCATCCTCATGGAGCCCATCCTGAAGTACATCCCGCTGGCCGTGCTGTTTGGCATCTTCCTCTACATGGGCGTCACCTCGCTCTTTGGCATCCAGCTCTTTGACCGCATCCTGCTCTTGCTGATGCCACCCAAGTACCACCCCAGCGAGCCCTATGTCACCCGG GTGAAGACTTGGCGGATGCACCTCTTCACCTTCACCCAAATCATTGTCCTCGTGCTGTTGTGGGTGGTGAAGTCCACCCCAGCCTCACTGGCGCTGcccttcctcctcatcctcaccgtGCCCCTGCGGCGCTTCCTGCTGCCCAAGATCTTCCGGGACATTGAGCTCAAATGC CTGGACGCAGATGACGCTGTGGTGACCTTCGAAGAGGCGGAGGGCACAGACGTGTACAACGAGGTGCAGATGCCCAGCTAA